A single region of the Candidatus Protochlamydia amoebophila UWE25 genome encodes:
- a CDS encoding CHAT domain-containing protein — MFVNSTTSLSFPLPLHAPQSQLDDIALLVNEYLQDPSTKEKVIEKAREKITLWMESSRDEIDVVREGLCKLLKLQIEELQSEIIKTICAAMSIAFFLDDISQLKIRFFIDLEQEVSALLDTHVHHKKDRETLSFLLALYQNIIYWLALHALLMEDPTSQLAITQVNLSTKEWFFLLLKEKDEESFTITAKEIANTLEQIQKPLSSSLLETIEKMKSEPKLAFLQIGTLCTKMGNWKQATDCYKYALLRCESIRPLRQYFLNQMNSEFFAGSKDPRAVETLCKLLKIAQEEKKKENQIDLYIALGELHYKQQNEKQAQFDFQKALEVAQSLSKDELVNTHKLLSTVYFRNGNCPQAANSLEQVQLLSEDKDITLWTRLGVAFIVKDQYSDALCFLQKGLKIARKQENNSLQLAKIHKELGGLYMYLGDFSRGKYHFEKALRKFQSSIFEEKEIPNSFGAELIEQLAYMDNSSGKKDLARAGYSFVSMFHPRDEDSPKTSSDYYKKGHLLLSQRNFHEAIKQYEKGLRLDQEHLETIDDQLTFGLVEACLEAKEHIKAIEYLQKVIPLYHAQEELSTKAEAHYSLGLFYILENDLNAAKECFKNSIDDFFIIQKKIESNKEWNITFFERQARAYLGLEFVLIKQQNKGKEEALSFSDFRRSRTLVSALTEKYKVQKDHSLSSSRLKSQEMQTFAHKLNTCFIIYSFVSESTDLKNASTDYITAWVIPPQGEITCQQLPLGILTEEVKETTQVFKTFPFIVEPTVAKRRPFIRPKKTRGSATYTFLDELTRGDSDESTNSAVLQTFKERLSLWYETLIAPLESYLPKDPQQVVTIIPDGFLAQIPFAAFLDKEGTYLIEKHPISIAPSIGILKLLDEIPKNFSENSLVIGNPATPHSKDALPLAEKEAQTIVAPLLATTSERTLLQDNATAQRALEGMRDARWIHLACHGSTGAKPEEKLDPHSVFEGLFKLAPDEEHIQGYLHAQEIVPLTLRTELVFMSACFSGRGKLHREGSVGPVWSFLAAGALSTVATYWRLPDSDLTLQMVDTFYRHLLGIEVEKLNKAQALQKAMLMAIEQKREKPHLWGAFFLSGLHE; from the coding sequence ATGTTTGTGAATAGTACCACTTCTTTATCTTTTCCCTTGCCCTTACACGCACCGCAATCACAACTTGATGACATTGCTCTATTGGTCAATGAATATCTTCAAGACCCGTCTACTAAAGAAAAAGTGATAGAAAAAGCTAGAGAAAAAATAACTTTATGGATGGAATCATCTAGAGATGAGATCGATGTTGTAAGAGAGGGACTTTGCAAGCTTCTTAAGCTTCAGATTGAAGAGTTACAATCAGAAATCATTAAGACAATATGTGCGGCGATGAGTATTGCCTTTTTCTTAGATGATATCTCTCAATTAAAAATTCGCTTTTTTATTGACTTAGAGCAAGAAGTCAGTGCTTTACTTGATACTCATGTTCATCATAAAAAAGATCGGGAAACATTGTCTTTTTTGCTAGCTCTATACCAAAATATCATTTATTGGTTAGCCTTACATGCACTTTTAATGGAAGATCCAACTTCTCAGCTTGCCATTACACAAGTGAATTTATCCACTAAGGAATGGTTCTTTTTACTTTTAAAAGAAAAAGATGAAGAATCTTTCACGATCACTGCTAAAGAAATTGCCAACACCCTAGAGCAAATTCAAAAACCTCTCTCTTCTTCTTTACTAGAAACGATAGAAAAAATGAAGTCCGAACCTAAACTCGCATTTCTCCAAATAGGCACCCTATGCACTAAAATGGGTAATTGGAAACAGGCGACTGATTGTTATAAGTATGCCCTATTAAGGTGTGAGAGTATACGACCTTTAAGACAGTATTTTTTAAATCAAATGAATAGTGAATTTTTTGCAGGTAGTAAAGATCCAAGAGCAGTTGAAACTCTATGCAAATTGTTGAAAATAGCCCAAGAAGAAAAAAAGAAAGAAAATCAAATTGATCTATATATTGCACTTGGAGAATTACATTATAAACAACAAAATGAGAAACAAGCCCAATTTGACTTTCAAAAAGCCTTGGAAGTTGCGCAATCATTAAGCAAAGATGAGCTAGTAAATACTCACAAGCTTCTTTCAACAGTTTATTTTAGAAATGGAAATTGTCCACAAGCAGCAAATTCTCTTGAACAGGTTCAATTGCTGAGTGAGGATAAAGATATAACTTTATGGACTAGGCTAGGCGTAGCGTTTATCGTTAAAGACCAATATTCAGATGCTTTGTGTTTCCTCCAAAAGGGATTAAAAATAGCCCGAAAGCAAGAAAATAATAGCCTACAGCTAGCAAAAATTCACAAAGAATTAGGAGGGTTATACATGTATTTGGGTGATTTTTCGAGGGGTAAATACCACTTTGAAAAAGCCTTAAGAAAGTTTCAATCTTCAATATTTGAAGAGAAAGAAATTCCTAACTCTTTTGGGGCCGAATTAATAGAACAACTAGCCTACATGGATAATAGCTCTGGAAAAAAGGATTTAGCAAGAGCTGGATATAGTTTTGTTTCTATGTTTCATCCCCGTGATGAAGATTCTCCAAAAACATCTTCAGATTATTATAAGAAAGGCCATTTACTTCTTTCCCAAAGAAATTTTCATGAAGCTATAAAACAATATGAAAAAGGTTTAAGACTAGATCAAGAGCATTTAGAAACGATTGATGATCAACTAACATTTGGTTTAGTTGAAGCGTGTTTGGAGGCTAAAGAACATATTAAAGCGATCGAATACCTGCAAAAAGTTATTCCTCTCTATCACGCCCAAGAAGAGCTGAGCACGAAGGCGGAAGCTCACTATAGCTTGGGGTTATTCTATATCCTTGAAAATGATTTGAATGCAGCGAAAGAGTGTTTTAAAAATAGCATCGATGACTTTTTCATTATCCAAAAGAAAATAGAATCCAATAAAGAGTGGAATATTACTTTTTTTGAACGCCAAGCCAGAGCTTATTTGGGATTAGAATTTGTTTTAATCAAGCAACAAAATAAAGGGAAAGAAGAAGCATTGAGTTTCAGCGATTTTAGACGTTCACGTACTTTGGTATCTGCTCTTACAGAAAAATACAAAGTTCAAAAAGATCACTCGTTATCTTCTTCTAGGCTAAAGTCTCAAGAAATGCAGACTTTTGCCCACAAGTTGAACACTTGCTTTATCATTTATTCTTTTGTTTCCGAAAGTACAGACCTTAAAAATGCAAGCACAGACTATATCACTGCTTGGGTTATTCCTCCTCAGGGCGAAATAACCTGCCAGCAGCTTCCTCTTGGAATTTTAACAGAAGAGGTCAAAGAAACAACGCAGGTTTTCAAAACGTTCCCTTTTATTGTTGAACCAACAGTTGCTAAAAGAAGACCTTTTATTCGTCCAAAGAAAACGCGTGGTTCCGCTACGTATACTTTTCTAGATGAGCTAACCCGAGGAGATTCCGATGAGAGTACAAACTCTGCTGTTTTGCAAACTTTTAAAGAACGCCTTTCTCTTTGGTATGAAACCCTCATTGCTCCACTTGAATCCTATCTCCCCAAAGATCCCCAACAAGTCGTGACGATTATTCCCGACGGATTTCTCGCTCAAATTCCCTTCGCTGCTTTTTTAGATAAGGAGGGAACCTATTTGATTGAAAAACATCCCATTTCCATTGCCCCTTCTATTGGCATACTCAAATTATTGGATGAAATTCCTAAAAATTTTTCAGAAAATTCTCTCGTCATTGGTAATCCTGCAACACCACATTCAAAAGACGCATTACCATTGGCGGAAAAAGAAGCTCAAACCATTGTCGCTCCTCTCCTTGCAACAACGTCAGAAAGAACTCTTTTACAAGACAACGCTACAGCCCAGCGCGCTTTAGAGGGGATGCGGGATGCGCGTTGGATTCATCTTGCCTGTCATGGGTCAACAGGTGCAAAACCAGAAGAAAAACTTGATCCTCATTCCGTTTTTGAAGGTCTTTTCAAGCTCGCTCCCGACGAAGAGCATATTCAAGGGTATCTCCATGCGCAAGAAATTGTGCCACTTACCCTTCGTACAGAATTGGTTTTCATGAGTGCCTGTTTCTCTGGCAGAGGCAAGCTTCACAGAGAAGGAAGCGTTGGTCCCGTCTGGTCCTTTCTTGCCGCAGGTGCTTTGTCAACAGTCGCAACTTATTGGCGACTGCCGGATAGCGACCTGACCCTTCAGATGGTTGACACATTTTATCGCCACCTTTTGGGTATAGAGGTAGAAAAATTAAACAAAGCCCAAGCATTGCAAAAAGCCATGCTGATGGCCATTGAACAAAAACGAGAAAAGCCTCATCTATGGGGAGCTTTTTTCTTATCGGGACTACATGAATAA
- a CDS encoding trypsin-like peptidase domain-containing protein, whose amino-acid sequence MMPISGGAQFYSIFNSNEINREIRIYEYLQNQRSPIIYFVKNLGDAIYSIVGIHGSFKGNCFAIAPNLLLTCRHCLEGEIEIRGIFGPIEVVFDGSNYGVDFAILWIKEGRFKPVILDLNTGVGDSVQIYRKLEGSSLNMYARSFTPVSGPYTMRENLASPQTSPEESGAPKMFLQNGYVHAMHQGNSEGLTMNALYAILEQAQKGGDRNADYILSKIKVVDSSYLNWSPLTVKPGDMEEEKLRINGHVKFTDPIKKQLVIAKFFYTEIGEGKGNRWIRIHKEGVADSQITYAISPNPHYNVAYNKEGQPEFYHILTRVIGNDYLLNNVYPTQRIIKVFKESFTLIQDVG is encoded by the coding sequence ATGATGCCAATTTCTGGTGGTGCACAATTTTATTCTATCTTTAACTCTAATGAAATTAACCGGGAAATAAGGATTTATGAATATCTACAGAACCAACGCTCCCCAATAATATATTTTGTAAAAAACCTTGGTGACGCAATCTATTCCATTGTAGGAATTCATGGTTCATTTAAGGGAAATTGTTTTGCTATAGCTCCAAATCTTCTATTGACATGTCGACATTGTTTGGAAGGAGAAATTGAAATTAGAGGAATTTTTGGACCAATAGAAGTTGTTTTTGATGGATCTAACTATGGGGTAGATTTCGCCATCTTATGGATAAAAGAAGGTCGATTCAAGCCAGTCATTTTAGATTTGAACACAGGCGTAGGAGATTCGGTTCAAATATATCGCAAGTTAGAAGGTTCATCTTTAAATATGTACGCGAGGTCTTTTACTCCTGTGAGTGGACCTTATACTATGCGAGAAAATTTAGCCTCTCCTCAAACAAGTCCTGAAGAATCGGGAGCTCCTAAAATGTTTCTACAGAATGGCTATGTCCATGCTATGCACCAGGGAAATAGTGAAGGGCTAACAATGAATGCACTTTACGCAATACTTGAACAAGCACAAAAAGGAGGCGACCGTAATGCTGACTACATACTTTCAAAAATTAAAGTAGTAGATTCAAGTTATTTAAATTGGTCACCCTTAACAGTAAAACCAGGAGATATGGAAGAGGAGAAGCTAAGGATAAACGGTCATGTAAAGTTTACTGATCCAATTAAAAAACAACTAGTCATTGCTAAGTTTTTTTATACAGAAATAGGCGAAGGGAAAGGCAATAGATGGATCAGGATTCACAAGGAAGGAGTAGCAGATTCTCAAATTACTTATGCGATTTCCCCTAATCCTCATTATAATGTAGCATACAATAAGGAAGGGCAGCCTGAGTTTTATCATATATTAACAAGGGTAATAGGAAATGATTATTTATTAAATAATGTTTATCCCACTCAAAGAATTATTAAAGTATTTAAAGAAAGTTTTACCCTTATCCAAGACGTTGGATGA
- a CDS encoding BTB/POZ domain-containing protein: MTIHNLRFTPKITFSNPATYYYESNNCLKFSERVSLFCITIFQSFLNLFFGYLKKDQLQTPWRENFWSRKEITIPKFITSRPPSSDISLTRIRSQETINNLEYENEVLLEPSNTLEGIEAFAIQSSSLSPLPQVFKVRFQNNTFLNITSSQKSLLMEKSPYFRVLWSGNFKETLQNPLVLTQKEEFTSLLFCLMNANFKVPVEDITSFIQLADYYLLTDVVKNLEEQLIDAYKSEELDLFNFNEENLAKLRESLNFAHQYRLSALKNYLQPIVASLLLNQTPHLAEFKKILNYFSNEIEKLNFSENAHLTDAHLLALKNCKNLKALHLQACHNLTDDGLASLTSLTNLQYLNLSCCDKLTNKGLAHFKSLIALQYLNLSGCAFITDAGLAHLKPLVALQYLNLSGCAFITDAGLAHLKPLVALQYLNLSGCAFITDAGLAHLTPLVTLKHLDLSWCNSLTNAGLERLASLVALQHLNLSGCIYLTEAGLTHLTSLTNLQQLNLNHCEHFADVRFKLTHFRTLLANPNLILI; this comes from the coding sequence TTGACTATTCATAATCTAAGGTTTACTCCTAAAATTACTTTCTCCAATCCAGCTACCTACTACTATGAATCGAATAACTGTTTAAAGTTCTCTGAACGTGTTAGTTTATTTTGCATAACAATCTTCCAGAGTTTCCTAAACCTATTTTTTGGTTATCTCAAAAAAGATCAGCTTCAAACTCCATGGAGAGAAAACTTTTGGAGCAGAAAAGAAATTACCATTCCCAAATTTATTACAAGTCGCCCTCCATCATCTGATATATCTTTAACAAGAATCCGCTCTCAGGAAACTATTAATAATCTTGAGTACGAAAACGAAGTTTTATTAGAACCTTCAAATACCCTAGAAGGAATTGAGGCATTTGCAATTCAATCTTCTAGTCTTTCACCTTTACCTCAAGTATTTAAAGTAAGATTTCAAAATAACACTTTTCTAAACATTACAAGTTCTCAAAAATCTTTGTTAATGGAAAAATCGCCCTATTTTAGGGTCCTTTGGTCGGGAAATTTTAAAGAAACTCTTCAAAATCCTCTCGTTTTGACACAAAAAGAAGAGTTTACCAGTCTACTCTTTTGTCTAATGAATGCTAATTTTAAAGTTCCTGTGGAAGACATTACTTCTTTCATTCAGCTAGCAGATTATTATCTACTGACAGATGTTGTGAAAAATTTAGAAGAACAGCTGATTGATGCCTATAAATCAGAGGAACTTGACTTATTTAATTTCAACGAAGAAAACCTAGCAAAATTAAGAGAATCCTTAAATTTCGCGCATCAATATCGCTTAAGTGCTTTAAAAAATTATTTACAGCCCATAGTTGCAAGTTTATTATTAAACCAGACGCCTCATTTAGCAGAATTTAAAAAAATTTTAAATTACTTCTCAAATGAGATAGAAAAACTCAATTTTTCAGAAAATGCCCACTTGACCGATGCCCATCTCTTAGCGTTAAAAAATTGTAAAAATTTAAAAGCACTTCATCTTCAGGCCTGCCACAATCTAACTGACGATGGATTAGCAAGTTTGACATCCTTAACAAATTTGCAATATTTGAATTTAAGCTGTTGCGATAAGCTCACCAATAAAGGATTAGCGCATTTTAAATCTTTAATAGCTTTACAGTATTTGAACCTCAGTGGATGCGCTTTTATTACTGACGCAGGATTAGCGCATTTAAAACCCTTAGTAGCTTTACAGTATTTGAACCTCAGTGGATGCGCTTTTATTACTGACGCAGGATTAGCGCATTTAAAACCCTTAGTAGCTTTACAGTATTTGAACCTCAGTGGATGCGCTTTTATTACTGACGCAGGATTAGCGCATTTGACACCCTTAGTAACTTTAAAACATTTAGATCTGAGCTGGTGCAATAGTCTCACCAATGCTGGATTAGAACGTTTAGCATCCTTAGTGGCTTTACAACATTTAAATCTGAGCGGATGCATTTATCTTACTGAAGCTGGGCTAACACATTTGACGTCCTTAACTAATTTACAGCAACTAAATTTGAATCATTGCGAACATTTCGCTGATGTTAGATTTAAGTTAACGCATTTTAGAACTTTATTAGCTAATCCAAATTTAATTTTGATTTAA
- a CDS encoding CHAT domain-containing protein has protein sequence MNVKSTGYSTTYDSLFFQSSPIISTLDHVKGLIEAYKTSFTTEKNIIISAKLLIERISQLEDISIKRECFCQLLKLEMEEIQNLILQKIVSLFDSETFYYDIQYNQAQQLIHLEEIVSEIIESKLNLGQVNFLFPICMIYQDILEHLWLLPYLEFGNHCSNLLIQNKDSILSNMKRWVANLYQLVSEEKIQPFIPKNVEKSVLRLFETLPESVLEDINMQKSIINKGREVPANFLTVMAEFYGSQGDFHRAILHTKAFLEIFTQKIPKRSEKKESLVRIMELHGKLADWNQLIERYPMAIFHGTEALKVAQELHVPYAIIICLKNIGSLYVAQGRGELALPFYKKAQSITQILKEPEVENQILVELTKVYLSIGKNDDAIQCYQVALNLTEEKSKQALIYTGIGHIHANAQNYPLAKEAYQIALKIIPRGEFIKEIQIHGGLAELFNNIGPYEEAIFHAEKTLELTQHLSIQIDEIQALDSKFRALTALGKIYNTFGDYERGFSYHTQALKIAKKLNSLKTPGELESFLDCLGTVYMNLGSACSNLKNYPEGIKYYIEALKKVKKTSTRGLIVLNLGEIYFLASMFDEALEQYKEANASDNPEVKKSSFNGLGLCYDAMGNIKQAIQCFEKFICLSKQSEDRRSEAAGYYHLGELYRKTGTRLAEENYRKSIDVYALLHRELKNHSQWQITFFELQAKPLLRLESLLLEQGKTDKSLQITDFRRSRALVSALTEKFKCQKDDSLSSGVTAREMQDLAQKLNTCLIIYSFPFESTDNIAVWVIPSQGEITCQQLSLGNLTEEVKEAAQVFKTFPFIVEPTVAKRRTFIRSKKTRSSATYNVPDELTRGDPDKSATSAVLQSFKERLSLWYETLIAPLESHLPKDPQQVVTIIPDGFLAQIPFAAFLDKEGKYFIEKHPISIAPSIGILKLLDEIPKDFSENSLVIGNPTTPHPKDSLPLAEKEALTIVAPLLATTSEKTLLQDSATAQRILEGMQDARWIHLACHGSTGEKPEEKLDPHSVFEGLFKLSPEQEKPNGYLHAQEIAALRLRTELVFMSACFSGRGKLHGEGSVGPVWSFLAAGALSTVATYWRLPDSDLTLQMVDTFYRHLLGTGVEKLNKAQALQKAMLMAIRQEREQPHLWGAFFLSGLHE, from the coding sequence ATGAATGTAAAGTCAACTGGATACAGTACTACTTATGATTCTCTTTTTTTCCAAAGTTCGCCAATCATATCCACTTTAGATCATGTAAAAGGTTTAATTGAAGCCTATAAAACAAGTTTCACTACCGAAAAAAACATCATTATCAGTGCCAAATTGCTCATTGAAAGGATAAGTCAATTAGAAGATATTAGTATCAAAAGGGAATGTTTCTGCCAACTGTTAAAATTAGAGATGGAAGAAATACAAAATTTGATACTACAAAAGATAGTGTCTCTTTTTGATTCGGAAACATTTTACTATGATATTCAGTACAATCAAGCTCAACAGTTAATTCATCTAGAAGAAATTGTTAGTGAAATCATCGAATCGAAATTAAATTTAGGCCAAGTTAATTTTCTATTTCCTATCTGTATGATTTATCAAGACATCTTAGAGCACCTGTGGCTGCTTCCCTATCTCGAATTTGGCAATCACTGTTCTAACCTACTTATTCAAAATAAGGACTCTATTCTTAGCAATATGAAGCGATGGGTAGCAAATCTTTATCAATTGGTTAGTGAAGAAAAAATCCAGCCATTTATCCCAAAAAATGTAGAAAAGTCTGTTCTAAGGCTTTTCGAAACTTTACCTGAAAGTGTTTTAGAAGATATAAATATGCAAAAATCTATCATTAATAAAGGCAGAGAAGTACCTGCAAATTTTTTAACAGTCATGGCAGAGTTTTACGGAAGCCAAGGTGATTTTCATCGCGCTATCCTTCATACCAAAGCTTTCTTAGAAATTTTTACACAAAAAATTCCGAAAAGGTCAGAAAAGAAAGAATCACTTGTTCGTATCATGGAACTTCATGGAAAACTTGCAGATTGGAATCAACTTATTGAACGGTATCCAATGGCTATTTTTCATGGCACTGAAGCATTGAAAGTAGCGCAAGAGTTACACGTTCCTTATGCAATAATTATTTGTTTAAAAAACATAGGCTCCCTTTACGTAGCGCAAGGACGAGGCGAGCTAGCACTTCCTTTTTATAAAAAAGCTCAATCTATCACGCAAATTCTAAAAGAACCTGAAGTTGAAAATCAGATTCTTGTTGAACTTACAAAAGTTTACCTTTCCATCGGTAAAAACGATGACGCGATTCAATGTTATCAAGTTGCATTAAATTTGACAGAAGAGAAATCCAAACAAGCTTTGATTTACACTGGGATCGGTCACATCCATGCTAACGCCCAAAACTATCCGCTAGCTAAAGAGGCATATCAAATTGCCCTCAAGATTATTCCTCGAGGCGAATTTATTAAAGAAATCCAAATTCATGGAGGCTTAGCGGAATTATTTAATAATATTGGTCCATATGAAGAAGCTATTTTCCATGCTGAAAAAACTTTAGAGCTAACACAGCATTTGTCAATTCAAATAGATGAAATACAAGCATTAGATAGTAAATTTAGGGCGTTAACAGCTCTTGGAAAGATTTATAATACTTTTGGAGATTATGAGAGAGGATTTAGTTATCATACGCAAGCTTTAAAAATCGCTAAAAAATTAAACTCTTTAAAAACTCCTGGGGAATTAGAATCATTTTTAGACTGCTTGGGAACAGTATATATGAATCTCGGTAGTGCTTGTAGCAATTTAAAAAATTATCCTGAGGGAATAAAATATTATATTGAAGCATTAAAAAAAGTAAAGAAGACCTCTACGCGAGGATTGATTGTATTAAATTTGGGAGAAATTTACTTCCTCGCTAGTATGTTTGATGAGGCACTTGAACAATATAAAGAAGCCAATGCGAGTGATAATCCCGAGGTAAAAAAATCCAGCTTCAATGGTTTAGGTCTATGCTATGATGCTATGGGAAACATAAAACAGGCGATTCAATGCTTTGAAAAATTTATTTGTTTATCTAAACAGTCAGAAGATCGCCGCAGTGAAGCGGCAGGTTATTATCACTTAGGGGAACTCTATAGGAAGACTGGTACTAGGCTAGCAGAAGAGAATTATCGAAAAAGCATCGACGTTTATGCTTTATTACATCGCGAACTTAAAAATCATAGCCAGTGGCAAATTACCTTTTTTGAATTACAAGCCAAGCCACTTTTAAGGCTAGAAAGCCTTTTATTAGAACAAGGTAAAACCGATAAATCTTTACAGATTACAGACTTTAGACGTTCCCGTGCCTTGGTCTCGGCTCTTACAGAGAAATTCAAGTGCCAAAAGGACGACTCATTATCTTCCGGAGTCACAGCTCGGGAAATGCAAGATCTAGCCCAAAAGCTGAACACTTGCTTAATCATCTATTCATTTCCTTTCGAGAGCACGGATAATATTGCTGTTTGGGTTATTCCTTCTCAAGGCGAAATAACCTGTCAGCAACTATCTCTTGGCAATTTAACAGAAGAGGTCAAAGAAGCAGCGCAGGTTTTCAAAACGTTCCCTTTTATTGTTGAGCCAACAGTTGCTAAAAGAAGAACTTTTATTCGTTCGAAAAAAACTCGTAGTTCTGCTACGTATAATGTTCCAGATGAGTTAACCCGAGGAGATCCCGATAAAAGTGCAACCTCTGCTGTTTTGCAATCTTTTAAAGAACGCCTTTCTCTCTGGTATGAAACTTTGATTGCTCCACTTGAATCTCATCTCCCCAAAGATCCCCAGCAGGTCGTCACCATTATTCCTGACGGATTTCTTGCTCAAATTCCCTTCGCTGCCTTTTTAGATAAAGAGGGAAAATATTTCATAGAAAAACATCCCATTTCCATTGCCCCCTCTATTGGCATACTCAAATTATTGGATGAAATTCCTAAAGATTTCTCAGAAAATTCTCTCGTGATTGGTAATCCCACAACACCTCATCCAAAAGATTCGTTACCATTGGCGGAAAAAGAAGCTCTAACCATTGTCGCTCCTCTCCTTGCAACAACGTCAGAAAAAACTCTTTTACAAGACAGCGCCACAGCCCAGCGCATTTTAGAGGGGATGCAGGATGCGCGCTGGATTCATCTTGCCTGTCATGGTTCGACAGGCGAAAAGCCCGAAGAAAAACTCGATCCCCATTCCGTTTTTGAAGGCCTTTTTAAGCTTTCTCCCGAACAAGAGAAACCTAATGGCTATCTCCATGCGCAAGAAATTGCAGCGCTTAGATTGCGTACAGAGCTAGTTTTTATGAGTGCTTGTTTCTCTGGTAGAGGCAAGCTTCACGGGGAAGGAAGCGTTGGTCCCGTTTGGTCTTTTCTTGCTGCAGGCGCTTTATCAACGGTCGCAACTTATTGGCGACTGCCGGATAGTGATCTGACACTTCAAATGGTCGACACATTTTATCGCCATCTTTTAGGAACAGGAGTGGAAAAGCTAAATAAGGCCCAAGCTTTGCAAAAAGCCATGTTAATGGCTATTAGACAAGAACGTGAACAACCTCATCTATGGGGAGCTTTTTTCTTATCGGGACTACATGAATAA
- a CDS encoding NSE2 family E3 SUMO-protein ligase, with amino-acid sequence MSINLNSSMCNPIDSLNQPKEVVWEENVCEMNNCSLTSENKISVIAKNMLPVEEEVIFTSFNCPITLSPFVDPVVDECGHTFEQEAIMQIYNRAIARGTPFTCPMDPSKILDVNKLVKNYNLASAQEEVEEFTKKYTSEKKTSLELMKELMQEHKIEKREHKLEIQKLLEDHKSFLEDFRPLARDAKESLNTSANILNQCSILKDKNTILEKKVKNFETMSAADRLFSYLFPRYNDAISTRNITLKEQELLNKSTITDTEIEAEGRKLKELKNKIEKYYPPVETK; translated from the coding sequence ATGTCAATAAATTTAAATTCTTCAATGTGTAATCCCATTGATTCTTTAAATCAACCAAAAGAAGTTGTATGGGAAGAAAATGTATGTGAAATGAATAATTGTTCTCTTACTTCCGAGAATAAAATTTCTGTCATAGCCAAGAATATGCTTCCTGTTGAAGAAGAAGTAATTTTTACATCCTTTAATTGCCCTATTACTCTCAGCCCATTTGTAGATCCGGTTGTAGATGAATGTGGACATACATTTGAACAAGAAGCAATCATGCAAATTTATAACAGAGCAATTGCAAGAGGAACTCCATTTACATGTCCTATGGACCCTAGTAAAATTCTAGATGTGAACAAACTGGTTAAAAATTATAATTTAGCTAGTGCCCAAGAAGAAGTAGAAGAATTTACTAAAAAGTATACTTCTGAAAAAAAAACCTCCCTTGAGTTAATGAAAGAACTTATGCAAGAGCATAAAATAGAAAAGCGAGAGCATAAATTAGAGATACAAAAATTACTAGAAGATCATAAAAGTTTCTTAGAAGATTTTAGACCTCTTGCACGCGACGCAAAAGAATCTTTAAATACAAGTGCTAATATTTTAAACCAGTGTTCTATTCTTAAGGATAAAAATACCATTTTGGAGAAAAAAGTTAAGAATTTTGAGACAATGAGTGCAGCAGATAGACTATTTTCATACCTTTTTCCTCGTTATAACGATGCTATTTCCACAAGAAATATAACGCTTAAAGAACAAGAGCTTCTTAATAAATCTACGATAACTGATACAGAAATTGAAGCTGAAGGAAGAAAGTTAAAAGAACTAAAAAATAAGATAGAAAAATATTATCCACCAGTAGAGACAAAATAA